atattaggccacacCCAGCCagtacagacacctgtgtgtgtcctttgacactatataaactagtgaccCGCACTGTTTGTCATTCCACCCTGATGacgacagcttgtctgtcgaaacgttggttattaggttattaaATTACTGCATCTAGGAGCTCCTGTAGTGTTTTTTCCCCCAACTGTTCTAGTTTTTACTTGGACTATCTCTTTATGTTGAATGCCAATACTCTTGTACGGCTTCCAATAGCCAaagatctctctttctctatccaagCATCCATTTTTATTCCTTTAGGATGATGGCCCACTTCAGTAAACAAGGAGGTAAATGTTGCAGTAAATGACTTCACTGTAAATGTGATAATCATACATGAGAAAGATTTTCCACCATTTGTGTCTCAACATGACAGGcttatttggtgttttgtttaTCTGCTCTGAGCTTCAACTGTATGCTAAATGTATACCGAATGTATACAGTAAGCAAGCAACAGCACAAACAGTGCAATAGCTTTTCCCCTGAAAAGCCTCAGACCTAGCCATAAACTACAAGGAACACATCATTCAGTTGCTTAGTAACAAGGAAAAACAAGAGAAGGCTAGCAGTACTCAGTTTATGCAGGCCAGGCTGACAGAAATTTTTAAAAACACAGGTCCTTAGCTGTATCCACTTAAAAAACGACAGAACAGTGCCCTTCCTGGTTTTTTATTTACATGGCTCTTGGTGGCTCTTATGTATAATTCACAGCCAGGGAGATGGAAGGATCCTCGACAAACCTTGGGAGAGCGTTCCTGTGTCTTAGGTCTGGAGATTGCACCCTCTCCGTCTCTGCACTGATCTGGGTGGTGGACGAACTTCAATACGGGTAAGAAAACAAAACAGTTTTCTATAACCAAGTTCAGAATAAATTAAACTTGATTATTGCTAAGAAGTCATATCGTAGATTCAAGTTGTGATGTTAAAGTGTTTTTAAAGGTTAGGTTGAATAGGGTGAATGTGTTAATAGGTCAAACTCTTTTATGATTGGTATTTTAAAGACAAGTTATACAGTAAAACAATGACTATTCACTCTTTTCTTCATCTAAAGGTGGGATTGAGAGTTGTTATGGTCAAGGTACATGTTCATTCTCTGCTACAATGGCAAACAGTTGGCTGTCTCAAGCCCTTTGTTGTAATATAATGAGTTAGACAGTGAGACAAGTATTGTCATTTACACTAGGGACTATGACATGTAACACTATCTATTACATCATGTTCCAGTTCTACTGCCTACTTCATGTATAATGGAGAAACGAACTAATGAATAATTTATTGATGGAACAGGTTAAATCTTAACCAAGGAAACAACATTTAATCAAACTCATAACATGTTGAACAATAAACTCATAaaccttttattttttaaagcatgATGGCCAAGGGCAAGAAGCAGTCAAGCGAGCCCAAAGGCCGGAAGATCACACTAAAGATGGCTAAACTGGCCCTGAAGCTGACCGTGGATGGCAAGCGTCGGCTGGACCTCAGCAACATGGAGATCACCACCTTTCCCAAGTGCATCCTGAAGCTTTGCGATGTGGACGAGCTGGACCTGAGCCGCAACCTGCTCAAGAAGATCCCAGACTCTATCGCCAAGTTTGTCAACCTCTGCTTTTTGGACCTCCACAGCAACCAGCTGGACCAGGTTCCGGAAGCTATCGGGCGCCTCCGTAACCTATACAGCCTCAACCTGTGTAACAACTGTCTGAGCACTGTAGGACTCCCCAACGAGATCGGTCTCCTGCGAAAGCTGAGGAGCCTCAACCTGGGCATGAACGTCCTGGAGAGCATCCCATCCTCTTTTGCAGCCCTCAAGGAGCTGCGTCACCTTGGCCTGTTCAACAACCAACTGACCCGGGTACCTGAGTGCCTCCGCAACCTGCCCTACCTGGAGGCCGTCAACCTGAAGTGCAATCCTATCCCCTTAGAGGATGACAAAGGCATTGACCCCATCCAGAGGGTGGAGTGCCTTTACCTGGTGAGGGAGAGCTTCCTGTGTGCCTGCTGCCTCCAGAAAGTCAAAGACAACAGGCAGAGGGTGAACAGCAGGCTGAGCAGAGGCCCCACCCACAGGAAGTCCATCTTCGCCGGCCTGAACACACCCAACTCGGTGGTGCAGGAATACCAAGCCATCTGGAGGTGATGGAGGAACCAGGTCCTCAATAGGTCATCAATGACATATTATTTAGGATAAGAACGGTCCAGGTGCTCTACTGCAATGGCTACTTATTACTTGACAATGTATATTAGGCATATCAGGAATTCTGGAAGAAGAAACATTACAGGGGTTGCAGTCACACATAACCAGCCTTCTATAAGCTGCTCGGTCTGTGGTTTGTTGTACTCTACCGCCCTCTAGAGTTTGGAGTCCTGTAATGTTCTCCAACAGACACTGCACTGGAAATCTATCTTAGCTTTACTAATACTACTTTCATTTGCATATGTGTTTGCATATCAAATGTTTCTGATGATAAAATAAGCTTTCATTCTCATTGTTATGATTATTTGTCTCCTCTATTCCAGTGTCAGCAATCACACTAGGACAAAGGGACCAGGTTAGACGATTTAGCGAGGTAACTTTGTTAAACTGAGTTCAACTCAGGGTAACCGgtcaccttttagccaggtaaatttcTATGGCAACAAATCCTCCAGAACTGACCTAGAAAACAAGACCTTGAGAACTAGAGAAACGGAAAACATACCGGTAAGACCTGacaaaacaagatgaactggcaacagaaaaacagaaagcATGGGTATAAATACAcatggggataatggggaaaaataggagacaggagacaaagggctgtaaGACAAATGTTTGATCCTAGACAGATGGAAAGTGGGATGTATACGGAGGGTGCAGGGCAACAGAAGATGAACTGCAGTGGGGCTAAGGATTTTAGAGATGGGAAAAGGGCCGATAAAGGGGGGCTAACATTCTGGGGGGACTCAAATTGGAAGGGCAGATCCTGAGTGgagagccataccctctgcccgagaCGATAGTGGTGAGCCGTGGGCTGGTGGCAGTCTGCCTGTCGCCGATTCCTGGAAGTGGTCTTAAGAGTGGACCGAGCTCTCTTCCAGGTAACCGACAGTGATGGACAAACATCTAGGCCAAGGGTATGCTGACTTCTTCctcttgctcagggaagagcggAGGCTGGTAACCCAAGGACAGGAACCATGGTCAGGAACCATGGTGGGACACCAAAATCATTGTCGGAGGAAAGCCAGTGTCCAGAGGGAGCCAGGATGGCAGGTGAGATaagaggaatgagcccattctaAGACCGGGGACCAGGCAAAATCTGGGACAAACAAATGGTTAGCCAGCTGGGAATGCTGTGTCTTGAAGACAAGGCTCTCGATACTCCAGACGAGTGTTAGGTTACTGTGGTGGTTTGTTGCCTAGGAGATAGTGCGCAGAATTGTTCCGACAATGCATTGAAGGCATGGTCATGGTATTCTCCAAGGTATGGAGTCCCTCCACAAGGTTCTGCAGTAACTCCTCATGGCTTCCAATGGTGTCTCCTTGGAGGGACACTGTGTTGCAGAGTTGGTCTGAGTCTGCTTAGTCAGTCATGGACAGTTGGTactatcacgactcaggatatgacccaaatacagacacaggaggcggatagttTGGTTCTCAGAATATTTAATATAACAAAGGGGCAGGaaaagggcaggtcgagggcaggcagaggttcgtaatccaAGGCAGAGTCAATCAGGGAAAGAAcatcaggcaggctcagggtcaggacaggtagAAAGAACAGAACTAGGAAGACTAGAAGACAAGATCTTGAGAACTGAATAAACGGGAAACAAGCTGGTAAAACCTgacaaaacaagacgaactggcaacagacaaacagaaaaagcaggtataaatacacaggggataatggggaaaaggTTGGAGACatctggtgggggtggagacaagcacaagaaaGATGATACAGATCAAGGTTTGACagcctgctgaatttgcaagataacTTTTCTTTCAATTTAATTAAGGCACAAATGAAATTGTGGAcgtttcagcattgtctcaagGAAGAGTTGGCGTTCGACTATGCATTTGCACCATTTCTGCGTAGTTACAAGCCTGATAGAGTTAGCGGGCAGGCAGACGAGCAATATCCACCTTTGCAAtacggatgaagcctgagctggaatgtgagcTAACTGAAACTGGTTAGCTTTAGAAAATCTGATAGATATAGCCTACATACATCGTTGTAATACAGATGAAGCCCGAGCTGGAATGGGAAGCTAACAAACAGgttagctttagaaaaccctgaATGATCTAGAGTATATACATCGTTGTAATAcagatgaagcctgagctggaacGGGAAGCTAAATGAAGATGGTTAGCTTTAAAAAGttttgggagactagtcaagattgaggaaaagatgaacagagcaaagtacagttagatccttgaagaaaacctgctccagagtattcaggacctcagactggagcgaagcttcaccttccaacaggacagcgaccctaagcacacagccaagacaacacaggagagtGGCTTTGGGACTCTGAATGGCcctgaatggcccagccagaaccccaatgtgattttagttttaaattataatacatttgcacaaacattttttaaatagtttttgctgtcattatgtggtattgtgggtagattcaatcaattttagtataaggttgtaacataacaaaaatgtagaaatagggaaggggtctgaatactttccaaatgcactgtatataacatGATTGGCACAACCATAATAATCATGAAACAGCCTTGGAagtgtaatgaacacgaggggatacaagagagctggtttcaagcgcagggcgcagccggtgtttattgcaaaggaccacaggaggaggcaggtagctgggtccaggggcaggcaggaggtcatacacagggggtccaaaagggcaacagtacagaCAAGGAAAAGGCTGGTAACATAGTCCGGGAGAGCAGGCAATatgtagataacaggaaatcctattccggcagggaataggcaaaaggcgacGTTGGTGAGGCAGGCAGAAACTATCATACACAGCTCTCTGTGTcacgtgtgtcacaaaacaaacaatacctcacagggatgcggtgcaaagaactgaactaagtaatgtgtgataatgacatacaagTGTGTGAACAGGTGAATAGAATTCAGGTggttgggatctggagagtgtgctgcgttcaggggatctaggtgtttgagagtgtgagctctaaagtgggctggaaagtgagctgcgttcaggggatctacgtgtttgagggtgtgagttggaagcagacgttacaggaAGTGCCATAATCATTTCACATTAACCTGTTTAATTTAGTTGATATGGCTTAATTGATCATAGTCCAGATGTGTTACAGTTGCAAATACCATGCAGTTGCACCCGGGAAATTTAAACAAAACAGATTTTTTGGGGCAGGTGTTCTGTTTCCCCACATTTATTGAGTAATTAATTTCCCATCATGAAAATGTGTCACTATACCCCAATCAAATACATTCATCGACACCACAAAAAAACAGACAAATACAACTTTTTACTCCAATCTGGCAACCCTCATAAAATCTGACATAGCACCAGTGTCCCAAAGCATTAAGCGGAAACAAGCATAGAAATCAgaattggattttttttttaaatacaaatataAGGCTCGTATTATATTATAAGTAGTTTGGTGATAACcagccatctgtaaatagcccacccaacttcctcatccccatattgttgtttatttttttgctgctttgatccccagtatctctacttgcacattcatcttctgcacatctatcactccagtgtttaattgctaaattgtaattattttgccactatggcctatttattgcctttcctccctaatcttactacatttgcacactctgtatgtagatttttctattgtgttattgactgtacgtttgtttatcccatgtgtaactctgtgttgtttgtgtcgcactgctttgctttatattggccaggtcacagttgtaaactggcctacctggttaaataaaggtgaaatatttttattttaaataacctGGTTGATTAACAATATTGGGTTGTTAACATGTTTTATTCTTTCTAAATAGATGTGGGACTCAATAAAAGGCATTGTAGAACACCATTGCCCAAAATGCATTGCGCCAATAACTTTCAAAAGATTGTTCTGAAGTTtagcccccaaaaatgtattttcctatGAATGAAGTCGCACAAAAATGGATGTATTTTCACACGGTTTAAGCCACACAAAAACGCACAAAATCTGCTGAAatactttttgtacatatttgcacGATTTTAGAGTGAGATTGTGTTGCCAACAATACACAGTATTTTTTTCCCCAAACCACTACCTGGGGCTGATACTGACCAGAGAAGTGCTGAATCAACAAGAAGATGAAGACGCTAATCAATAGATTCATTAGTAAGCtaacagaaacaacactgtaTTGACCTGACCATTATTAGATCCGGTCACTATCCATGATGTTATGAGAAGGAATCTTGCTAGAATTCTGAGTCTCTTAATTAAAGCTTGCGGCTCCACTGATCAATTCCTTATCAATCCTCCTATCTGTGTTATGTCTAAAATAGCTTCCCCCATGCAGCATCGTCACAGGTGACCAGTCTAACACGCTCTACTTTACACACTGCTCACCGCTGTGTCAGTGCTATAGGAAATCAATGcaccagtgcacacacacacactcctcaggcaggcaggcagaatgcGGCGGAGCAGAAGCTGTAGTAGTCCTAAAAGCACTATCTAGAGCAGGAATGGATcaatgaaaacaaaatgtttttttggaactcagtcggggtctcaagaTTATAATTAGTTGATTAGTTTTAATGAATTGTGTTGAGGCTTGACTGGAGGAAGATTGGTATACTGTTGGCTCTCTAGGAACGGTTGGCCAAACATTTCAAGTTAGATTTAGTAGGTCCCAGTTTATGCTAGCTACATTGTTTGTTTATATAGCATTTATACAAGGCAGAGACATTGTTTCCTTGTTGAAAAATATACAGAATGCCAGTTTCAGAGAGATGCATAGCAACATCAGGGGAACTTTGTAACAGCTGACCCCATTTTTCTAAAGCCAAACCCACCCATTAGCCACTGTCTACCTGTTATTAAGATGccaaaatatgaaatattttcaGTACTTGTTTTCAGTATCCTTATGttgtttctgttttgtgtttggaTTGTTTCAGTGCATGCATTTAACACGTTTTGGACGGACTTCAACAGGGCCACCATCTCCAATGTTCTGATCTGGGTTTGAATTGAGTTTTTGTTGTTTTAATTGTTTCAATTGTACATTAAATGCATATGGTGTATTTTTTTTGCTGGATCTTTGTAGACTTTTTACACACTTTGAGTCAAACAAAACCATGTGTTCTCttctccgac
This region of Oncorhynchus tshawytscha isolate Ot180627B linkage group LG25, Otsh_v2.0, whole genome shotgun sequence genomic DNA includes:
- the LOC112223984 gene encoding leucine-rich repeat-containing protein 18-like yields the protein MEGSSTNLGRAFLCLRSGDCTLSVSALIWVVDELQYGMMAKGKKQSSEPKGRKITLKMAKLALKLTVDGKRRLDLSNMEITTFPKCILKLCDVDELDLSRNLLKKIPDSIAKFVNLCFLDLHSNQLDQVPEAIGRLRNLYSLNLCNNCLSTVGLPNEIGLLRKLRSLNLGMNVLESIPSSFAALKELRHLGLFNNQLTRVPECLRNLPYLEAVNLKCNPIPLEDDKGIDPIQRVECLYLVRESFLCACCLQKVKDNRQRVNSRLSRGPTHRKSIFAGLNTPNSVVQEYQAIWR